Proteins encoded by one window of Maliibacterium massiliense:
- a CDS encoding helix-turn-helix transcriptional regulator has translation MEFHEKLQELRKQKNLTQEELSEILFVSRTAISKWESGRGYPSIDSLKAIAEFFGVTIDELLSNRELICIAEKDSHQKTQHMRDLVFGLIDCSVVMLFFIPLFGQQGGEIIRQVSLLSLQETPLFIKVAYFAIILLTVACGIATLALQNYSSIIWIKTKTILSMILTIISVVIFIASLQPYVAFFTFVLLIIKGALLLKRP, from the coding sequence ATGGAATTTCACGAAAAGCTGCAAGAACTTAGAAAACAAAAAAATCTAACACAAGAAGAACTTTCTGAAATACTGTTTGTTTCACGAACTGCCATTTCAAAATGGGAGTCAGGGCGTGGCTATCCAAGCATTGACTCCTTAAAAGCTATTGCAGAATTTTTCGGAGTAACAATAGATGAACTGTTATCCAATAGAGAACTGATTTGTATTGCAGAAAAAGATAGTCACCAAAAAACACAGCATATGCGTGATTTAGTATTTGGCTTGATTGATTGCTCTGTTGTAATGTTGTTTTTTATCCCTCTTTTTGGACAGCAAGGGGGCGAGATAATTCGTCAAGTGTCTTTGCTATCGTTACAGGAAACACCATTGTTCATAAAAGTTGCATATTTTGCAATCATTTTATTAACAGTTGCTTGTGGTATTGCTACGTTAGCTTTGCAAAATTATTCCAGCATTATTTGGATAAAAACAAAGACTATCTTATCTATGATATTGACTATAATTAGCGTTGTTATCTTTATTGCAAGCCTTCAACCTTATGTAGCCTTTTTTACATTTGTTTTGTTGATTATCAAGGGCGCTTTGTTGCTAAAACGCCCATGA
- a CDS encoding ABC transporter ATP-binding protein, which yields MGILSVKNVSHSYVKDKPVLKDISLDFEQGKMYVIFGPSGCGKTTLLSVMGGLDVPSGGQVLFDGKNIQQLGLEKHRRQNVAFVFQNYNLIDYMTPAENVNLTSKKDPMPFLEQVGLTREEAKRNVLKLSGGQQQRVAIARALASGAPVILADEPTGNLDEDTAQGITALLKRNAHQDGKCVIVVSHSGEVASQADVVLRLTHGMLEAMDAPDAPEA from the coding sequence ATGGGCATTCTCAGTGTGAAAAACGTATCGCATAGCTATGTCAAGGACAAACCGGTGCTCAAGGACATCAGCCTGGATTTTGAGCAGGGGAAGATGTACGTGATCTTTGGCCCCTCCGGCTGCGGCAAGACTACGCTGCTCTCGGTGATGGGGGGGCTGGATGTGCCCAGCGGCGGCCAGGTGCTCTTTGACGGCAAGAATATCCAGCAGCTGGGCCTAGAGAAGCACCGGCGCCAGAATGTGGCGTTTGTGTTCCAGAATTACAACCTCATCGACTATATGACGCCCGCGGAAAACGTGAATCTGACCTCCAAAAAGGATCCAATGCCCTTTTTAGAGCAGGTGGGGCTGACGCGCGAGGAGGCGAAGCGCAACGTGCTCAAGCTCTCGGGCGGGCAGCAGCAGCGTGTGGCTATCGCGCGGGCGCTGGCGTCCGGCGCGCCGGTGATCCTGGCTGATGAGCCCACGGGCAACCTGGATGAGGACACGGCCCAGGGGATCACAGCCCTGCTCAAGCGCAACGCGCACCAGGATGGCAAATGCGTGATCGTGGTATCGCACTCGGGCGAGGTGGCCAGCCAGGCCGACGTGGTGCTGCGCCTGACGCACGGCATGCTGGAGGCGATGGACGCCCCTGACGCGCCTGAGGCGTAG
- a CDS encoding DUF2089 domain-containing protein codes for MDYHAPSKCPVCGATMQVTRLHCTHCNTELTGTFAPCRFCMLEEKHLQFVEVFLRCRGSIKEVEKALGVSYPTVRNMMDAALAALGLDEKPNAQQSADEQARQGILSRLSRGEIDVDAAVAALRECSCAVK; via the coding sequence ATGGATTATCATGCGCCATCCAAATGCCCGGTGTGCGGCGCCACCATGCAGGTGACGCGGCTGCACTGCACCCACTGCAACACGGAGCTGACGGGCACCTTTGCGCCGTGTCGTTTCTGCATGCTGGAGGAAAAGCATCTGCAGTTTGTGGAGGTATTCCTGCGTTGCAGGGGGTCCATTAAGGAAGTGGAAAAGGCGCTGGGGGTGAGCTATCCCACGGTGCGCAACATGATGGATGCGGCGCTGGCGGCGCTGGGCCTGGATGAGAAGCCCAATGCCCAGCAGAGTGCGGACGAGCAGGCGCGCCAAGGGATCCTGAGTCGCCTCTCCAGAGGCGAAATCGATGTAGACGCGGCGGTTGCCGCGCTGCGTGAATGCTCATGTGCGGTAAAGTAA
- a CDS encoding N-acetylmuramoyl-L-alanine amidase codes for MIKIYIDQGHNPQNPNAGAEANGVREQDVTYEVGVRLAALLRANGNFEVRLSRNTPTEQVGNSYTSSLATRVNQANSWPADYFISLHCNSSPITTASGSEVYIYRLGTPAEALARQILTGLANATGLPNRGVMVNPNLYVLRRTAMPAVLVEMGYLTNPVDARLLSQDPQSFARGIYNGILAYFGLA; via the coding sequence ATGATTAAGATATACATCGACCAGGGACACAACCCCCAGAACCCCAACGCGGGCGCGGAGGCCAACGGCGTGCGCGAGCAGGACGTCACCTACGAGGTAGGGGTGCGGCTGGCGGCGCTGCTGCGTGCCAACGGCAACTTTGAGGTGCGCCTTTCGCGCAACACGCCCACCGAGCAGGTGGGCAACAGCTACACCAGCAGCCTGGCCACGCGGGTCAACCAGGCCAACAGCTGGCCTGCGGACTATTTCATCAGCCTGCACTGCAACTCCAGCCCCATCACCACCGCAAGCGGCAGCGAGGTGTACATATACCGCCTGGGCACGCCCGCCGAAGCCCTGGCCCGCCAGATTCTCACCGGCCTGGCCAACGCGACCGGCCTGCCCAACCGCGGCGTAATGGTCAACCCCAACCTCTACGTGCTGCGGCGCACCGCCATGCCGGCGGTGCTGGTGGAGATGGGGTATCTCACCAACCCCGTCGACGCGCGGCTGCTCTCGCAGGACCCGCAGAGCTTTGCGCGGGGCATCTACAACGGCATCCTTGCCTACTTTGGGCTAGCGTAA